One window of Phycisphaeraceae bacterium genomic DNA carries:
- a CDS encoding RluA family pseudouridine synthase — MSNLSVEPNPRVTLRIAYRDDDLMVVEKPTGMPTQPGKGHTRDTLLNGLFGIEELGAKLQNLGRDRDFGLLHRLDRPTSGLLLVGLRPRAYDAMRDAFAKRQVKKFYWAVVAKGPAHDSGLIKRPILEVEDEQKLARISPKGKPAITAYRVLQRVVGMALVECRPLTGRLHQIRVHMESIGCPVLGDKEYAPRAVAEAARRLALHAHRLSFTHPVTGEKIDVRSKWPSDLRGLLRSNGMTVPNSASQ; from the coding sequence GTGAGCAACCTCTCCGTCGAGCCCAACCCTCGCGTGACGCTCCGCATCGCGTACCGCGACGACGACCTCATGGTCGTCGAGAAACCCACCGGCATGCCGACCCAGCCCGGCAAGGGCCACACACGCGACACGCTCTTGAACGGGCTCTTCGGGATCGAGGAACTCGGTGCCAAGCTCCAGAACCTCGGGCGCGATCGCGACTTCGGGCTCCTCCACCGGCTCGACCGACCCACCAGCGGCCTCCTCCTCGTCGGGCTCCGCCCCCGCGCCTACGACGCGATGCGCGACGCCTTCGCCAAGCGACAGGTCAAAAAGTTCTACTGGGCCGTCGTCGCCAAGGGACCCGCCCACGACAGCGGCCTCATCAAACGCCCGATCCTCGAGGTCGAGGACGAGCAGAAACTCGCCCGCATCTCGCCGAAGGGCAAGCCCGCGATCACGGCGTACCGCGTGCTCCAGCGCGTGGTCGGCATGGCGCTCGTTGAGTGCCGCCCCCTCACCGGCCGCCTCCACCAGATCCGCGTGCACATGGAATCGATCGGATGCCCCGTGCTCGGCGACAAGGAATACGCCCCCCGTGCCGTCGCCGAGGCCGCCCGCCGCCTTGCGCTCCACGCCCATCGCCTCTCGTTCACCCACCCGGTCACGGGCGAGAAGATCGACGTGCGGTCGAAGTGGCCGAGCGACCTGCGCGGACTGTTGAGGAGTAACGGGATGACCGTCCCCAATTCCGCCTCACAGTAG
- the pgl gene encoding 6-phosphogluconolactonase: MSEIYDVVPRPPMPNLPGGVVLRESVDELIDAMIADLLVHANGCVRAFGDFHLALSGGSTPEPFYRRLMYDPACREFPWKRTHLWIVDERRVPFEDDKSNFKMIRETIVAQSDIPAEQVHPMRATEPDADEVYERALREVLEWREKGHDRLDYVLLGMGSDGHTASLFPNSPALDAPRDRLVAINAGPTVTPPDRVTMTYTLLNASRFIGVMVTGSGKRATLTKIAARQVGPRQMPILGVRPLGGELRWYIDEAACPTPDTAGDSGSAAGAAGEQ; this comes from the coding sequence ATGTCCGAGATCTACGACGTCGTACCACGCCCGCCCATGCCGAACCTCCCCGGCGGCGTGGTCCTGCGCGAGAGCGTGGACGAACTGATCGACGCCATGATCGCGGACCTCCTCGTGCACGCCAACGGCTGTGTGCGTGCATTCGGGGACTTTCATCTGGCCCTCTCCGGCGGCTCAACACCCGAGCCGTTCTACCGGCGGCTCATGTACGACCCCGCCTGCCGCGAGTTTCCCTGGAAACGCACCCACCTCTGGATTGTCGATGAACGACGCGTCCCGTTCGAGGACGACAAGTCCAACTTCAAGATGATCCGCGAGACGATCGTCGCGCAATCGGATATCCCGGCAGAGCAGGTCCACCCGATGCGGGCGACCGAGCCAGACGCCGACGAGGTGTACGAGCGTGCGCTCCGTGAAGTGCTGGAGTGGCGTGAGAAGGGGCATGATCGTCTTGATTACGTCCTCCTCGGCATGGGCTCAGACGGTCACACCGCAAGTCTCTTCCCGAACTCCCCCGCACTCGACGCCCCCCGCGATCGCCTCGTTGCGATCAACGCGGGGCCGACCGTGACGCCGCCGGATCGTGTGACGATGACGTACACGCTCCTCAACGCCTCACGCTTCATCGGCGTCATGGTCACCGGATCGGGCAAGCGAGCGACGCTCACGAAGATCGCGGCTCGGCAGGTCGGACCGCGCCAGATGCCGATCCTCGGCGTTCGACCGCTCGGCGGCGAGCTGCGCTGGTACATCGACGAGGCCGCCTGCCCGACGCCGGACACGGCCGGCGACAGCGGCAGCGCCGCCGGCGCGGCGGGTGAACAGTGA
- the zwf gene encoding glucose-6-phosphate dehydrogenase: MAISHSAPHAADPCAIVIFGASGDLTKRKLIPALYELYTRNQLPEGTFVVGTSRTAMSDEAFRESMHPWVKDNAKGFDEGKWGAFARKLHYHAGDGATRELYATLTPRLATIAQTFGSSKADGQPNVLYYLSVAPALYEPIIGAIGDAGVVAEGKRWCSLQPEQTAWQRIIVEKPFGNDLRSAKSLNMALGRVFEEDAIYRIDHYLGKELVQNLIVLRFANAIFEPLWNRNHVDHVQLTAAETLGVGSRAANFYDQAGAVRDMIQSHLLQVLALVAIEPPSSYDGTAIMQEKIKLLNITRPIPHDGIERHASLGRYGPGPGSEPAYVGEDGVDPSRGTETFGAMRVEFDNWRWAGVPFYLRSGKKMARKLTEVVVQFKRPPINVFERFGQPATDFAPNRLVINIAPTEGISLRVLGKVPGANFRIESAKLDLDYHKTFGGEPIEAYGPLILDAMRGDRTLYKHRDEVEGGWRLCQPIIESESLRKGIETYTPGSWGPPGSDAILAREGRSWHNPAQHETR; encoded by the coding sequence ATGGCCATCTCCCACTCAGCCCCCCACGCCGCCGACCCCTGTGCGATCGTGATCTTCGGCGCCTCAGGCGATCTGACGAAACGCAAGCTGATCCCCGCCTTATACGAGCTGTACACACGAAACCAGTTGCCCGAAGGCACTTTTGTCGTCGGGACCAGCCGCACGGCCATGTCGGACGAGGCCTTCCGGGAATCGATGCACCCTTGGGTGAAGGACAACGCCAAGGGGTTCGACGAGGGAAAGTGGGGGGCGTTCGCTCGGAAGCTGCACTACCACGCCGGCGACGGCGCGACACGGGAGCTTTACGCTACGCTCACCCCGCGTCTGGCAACCATCGCACAGACTTTCGGCAGCTCCAAAGCCGACGGCCAGCCCAACGTTCTCTATTACCTCTCCGTCGCGCCCGCGCTCTACGAGCCGATCATCGGCGCGATCGGTGACGCGGGCGTCGTTGCTGAAGGCAAGAGGTGGTGCTCGCTCCAGCCGGAGCAGACGGCGTGGCAGCGCATCATCGTCGAGAAGCCCTTCGGCAACGACCTTCGCTCCGCCAAGTCACTGAACATGGCCCTCGGGCGGGTCTTCGAAGAGGATGCGATCTACCGGATCGACCACTACCTCGGCAAAGAACTCGTGCAGAATCTGATCGTGCTGCGATTCGCCAACGCGATCTTCGAGCCGCTCTGGAACCGCAACCACGTCGACCACGTCCAGTTGACCGCCGCAGAAACCCTTGGTGTCGGGTCCCGAGCCGCGAACTTCTACGACCAGGCTGGGGCCGTCCGTGACATGATCCAGAGCCACCTGCTGCAGGTACTCGCCCTTGTCGCGATCGAGCCCCCGAGTTCATACGACGGAACGGCGATCATGCAGGAGAAGATCAAACTCCTGAACATCACCAGGCCAATCCCGCATGACGGGATCGAACGCCACGCCTCGCTGGGCAGGTATGGACCCGGCCCAGGTTCCGAGCCCGCTTATGTCGGCGAGGACGGGGTCGATCCCTCCCGCGGCACCGAGACCTTCGGCGCAATGCGAGTGGAGTTCGACAACTGGCGATGGGCAGGCGTGCCCTTCTATCTTCGATCGGGCAAGAAAATGGCCCGCAAGCTCACCGAGGTCGTCGTTCAGTTCAAACGCCCGCCCATCAACGTCTTTGAGCGCTTCGGCCAGCCGGCGACCGACTTTGCCCCCAACCGTCTTGTGATCAACATCGCACCGACCGAGGGGATCTCCCTTCGTGTGCTCGGCAAGGTGCCGGGCGCGAACTTCCGCATCGAGAGTGCGAAACTCGATCTCGACTACCACAAAACCTTCGGTGGCGAGCCGATCGAGGCCTACGGCCCGCTCATCCTTGATGCCATGCGTGGCGATCGCACCCTCTACAAGCACCGCGACGAGGTCGAGGGCGGCTGGCGGCTCTGCCAACCCATCATCGAGTCCGAATCGCTTCGAAAGGGAATCGAGACCTACACGCCGGGTTCGTGGGGGCCGCCCGGCTCGGATGCCATTCTCGCCCGCGAGGGCCGATCCTGGCACAACCCGGCCCAGCACGAGACGCGCTAG
- the thiE gene encoding thiamine phosphate synthase — translation MNPLYRILDANGNRAREGLRVLEDIARFALNDGAASEELKRLRHALVEAIGTLTAQSNDPLLLLEARDTPGDVGTSISTPSETARTDLIHLVRSNASRLGEALRSMEEAAKALNSESGPFERARYSVYTVERLLVLALAKPAIPRVRLCVLLTGSMCVLPWQSVAEASLAGGCNMIQVREKEMSDRELLARVRCVMEIRDRLAPPALVIVNDRPDIARLAGADGVHVGQGDLTPADARTVVGERALVGVSTGTIEEARAAVAMGADLCGVGPMFATSTKDKPVTHGPEYLSAYLADAAASRAPHLAIGGITPENLPQLVARGCRGIAVSSVVCRDKDPEAVCRLLWNALNAGESDPHRSEERVHHKSR, via the coding sequence ATGAACCCCCTCTACCGCATTCTGGACGCGAACGGCAACCGGGCCAGAGAGGGCCTGCGTGTGCTCGAGGACATTGCGCGATTCGCGCTGAACGATGGTGCTGCTTCTGAGGAGCTGAAACGCCTGCGCCACGCGTTGGTCGAGGCGATCGGCACGCTCACAGCCCAGAGCAACGACCCGCTCTTGCTGCTGGAGGCCCGGGACACACCGGGGGATGTCGGAACCTCGATCTCAACACCGAGCGAGACCGCCCGGACGGACCTTATCCATCTGGTACGTTCCAACGCTTCACGGCTGGGAGAAGCCCTTCGCTCGATGGAGGAAGCGGCCAAGGCCCTCAACAGCGAGAGCGGGCCCTTTGAGCGAGCCCGCTACAGCGTGTACACGGTTGAACGACTGCTCGTGCTCGCGCTCGCGAAGCCCGCGATTCCACGGGTGCGCCTGTGCGTGCTTCTTACCGGCTCGATGTGCGTCCTCCCGTGGCAGAGCGTGGCCGAGGCGTCGCTCGCCGGGGGATGCAACATGATCCAGGTACGAGAAAAGGAGATGAGCGACCGAGAGTTGCTCGCTCGTGTCCGATGCGTCATGGAGATCCGCGACCGATTGGCTCCTCCAGCGCTTGTCATCGTCAACGACAGGCCGGACATCGCGCGGCTCGCGGGGGCGGACGGCGTTCATGTCGGACAGGGGGATCTCACGCCCGCGGATGCTCGTACGGTCGTCGGCGAGCGAGCACTCGTCGGCGTATCGACGGGCACGATCGAAGAGGCGCGGGCCGCAGTGGCCATGGGCGCCGATCTCTGCGGAGTCGGACCGATGTTTGCGACATCGACAAAGGACAAGCCGGTCACGCACGGTCCCGAGTACCTCTCGGCGTACCTTGCGGATGCCGCGGCGTCCCGTGCACCACACTTGGCGATTGGGGGGATCACGCCGGAGAATCTGCCCCAACTGGTCGCGCGTGGTTGCAGGGGTATCGCGGTATCCTCGGTGGTGTGCCGCGACAAAGACCCGGAGGCGGTGTGTCGCCTGCTCTGGAACGCGTTGAACGCCGGCGAGTCCGATCCACACCGCTCTGAAGAGCGAGTCCACCACAAGAGCCGATAG
- a CDS encoding insulinase family protein codes for MPITFHKHVLPNGLTIIAECDPDAHTSACGFFVRTGARDESPTVMGVSHFLEHMMFKGTDTLSADDINRGFDELGARNNAFTSNEMTCFYAHVLPEHLGAATELLGKMMRPALRVSDFDTEKGVILEEIAMYKDNPFWVLYEACVERHYPNHPMSHRVLGTNETITALSRDQMAGYFNHRYSADTTTVAFAGRVDFGSAVKQIESLCASWPRTGALRDSKSPPIWEGSFEIRDEKVSRAYMLGMSLAPSAQDPRRYAAAMLAQILGGSDNSRLHWALIETGLADEAQAAHDPHDGTGEYYVYCSCDPDSATECWSVVEREIAKLSDSLTEDDLMRLRNKLATAVTLGGERPHDRMHRIGRLWTLLGEYRTLEEELERINSVTLADLRAVAAAYPISRMTVGRLEPAAPAGA; via the coding sequence ATGCCGATCACTTTTCACAAGCATGTTCTCCCGAACGGCCTGACGATCATCGCCGAGTGCGACCCGGACGCGCACACCTCGGCGTGCGGGTTTTTCGTCCGCACCGGCGCGCGTGATGAGTCGCCGACCGTCATGGGTGTGAGCCACTTCCTTGAGCACATGATGTTCAAGGGAACCGATACGCTCTCTGCGGACGATATCAATCGGGGATTTGACGAGCTCGGGGCCCGTAACAACGCGTTCACGAGCAACGAGATGACGTGCTTCTACGCGCATGTGCTCCCGGAGCATCTTGGAGCCGCGACGGAACTGCTGGGAAAGATGATGCGTCCTGCCCTGCGTGTCAGCGACTTTGACACGGAGAAGGGGGTCATCCTCGAAGAGATCGCGATGTACAAGGACAATCCCTTCTGGGTTCTGTATGAAGCGTGCGTGGAGCGGCACTATCCGAATCACCCGATGTCGCACCGCGTTCTCGGTACGAACGAGACGATCACCGCGCTCTCACGCGACCAGATGGCGGGGTATTTCAACCACCGATACTCCGCGGACACGACGACCGTCGCGTTCGCGGGGCGGGTGGACTTTGGCTCTGCCGTGAAGCAGATCGAATCTCTCTGTGCGTCGTGGCCCCGCACGGGAGCGCTGCGGGACTCGAAGTCGCCCCCGATCTGGGAGGGGTCGTTCGAGATACGAGACGAGAAAGTGAGCAGGGCGTACATGCTCGGTATGTCGCTCGCGCCGAGCGCGCAGGACCCGCGACGCTACGCAGCGGCGATGCTGGCGCAGATCCTGGGAGGGTCGGACAACAGCCGCCTGCACTGGGCGTTGATCGAGACAGGGCTCGCCGACGAGGCACAGGCGGCTCACGACCCGCACGATGGCACTGGTGAGTACTACGTCTACTGCTCGTGCGACCCGGACAGCGCGACAGAGTGCTGGTCGGTCGTCGAACGCGAGATCGCAAAACTCTCGGATTCTCTGACCGAAGACGACCTGATGCGTCTTCGGAACAAGCTCGCGACGGCTGTTACCCTCGGGGGCGAACGCCCGCACGATCGGATGCACCGGATCGGGCGGCTCTGGACGCTCCTGGGTGAGTATCGCACGCTTGAGGAGGAACTCGAGCGGATAAACTCCGTCACGCTTGCGGATCTGCGAGCGGTTGCCGCGGCGTACCCGATCTCGAGAATGACGGTCGGAAGACTCGAACCGGCCGCACCCGCCGGGGCTTAG
- the trmD gene encoding tRNA (guanosine(37)-N1)-methyltransferase TrmD: protein MPIRFDILTTFPEMFGTEPPAALAISIPGRARRAGLADWHATDIRAFADNKHRKTDDRPFGGGPGMVMMCQPLWDAAMAAESLDPRPVTRILMTPQGRRLDQPLVEQLATKPRLLIIAGHYEGIDERVIERLAPLEISVGDYVLSQGELAAMIMIDAITRLIPGVLGDEGSAVADSFSPVGPAGLRLLDHPHYTRPAEWDGRPIPEILTSGDHARVARWRLDQAMARTRDRRPDLLPPDAGNPT from the coding sequence ATGCCGATCCGCTTTGACATCCTCACCACCTTCCCGGAGATGTTCGGCACAGAGCCCCCTGCCGCGCTCGCCATCAGCATCCCGGGACGTGCCCGTCGTGCTGGCTTGGCAGACTGGCACGCCACCGACATCCGCGCCTTCGCGGACAACAAGCACAGGAAAACCGACGACCGTCCGTTCGGAGGCGGCCCGGGCATGGTGATGATGTGCCAGCCCCTCTGGGACGCCGCCATGGCCGCCGAGTCTCTCGACCCACGCCCAGTCACGCGGATCCTGATGACACCTCAGGGCCGCCGCCTCGATCAGCCCCTCGTCGAACAACTCGCGACCAAGCCCCGCCTGCTCATCATCGCCGGACACTACGAGGGCATCGACGAACGGGTCATCGAGCGTCTGGCTCCCCTGGAGATCAGCGTCGGCGACTACGTCCTCAGCCAGGGCGAACTCGCCGCCATGATCATGATCGACGCCATCACGCGGCTCATCCCCGGTGTGCTAGGCGATGAGGGATCCGCCGTGGCGGACTCCTTCAGCCCCGTCGGCCCTGCCGGGCTGCGCCTCCTCGACCACCCGCACTACACCCGACCCGCCGAGTGGGATGGACGCCCGATTCCCGAGATTCTGACCAGCGGCGACCACGCGAGAGTAGCCCGATGGCGCCTCGATCAGGCGATGGCTCGCACACGCGACCGTCGTCCGGACCTGTTGCCTCCGGACGCAGGGAATCCAACCTAA
- the rpsP gene encoding 30S ribosomal protein S16 — translation MQRFGRHRRPFYRISAIDSRTRRDGRVIEQLGWYNPTETDASKQIELNGERVKYWLSVGAQPSDTVKAFFAKHNLIDQAAWKAEHQAKVARVEAARAAKPAEPEKKK, via the coding sequence ATGCAGCGCTTTGGCCGCCACCGTCGCCCCTTCTACCGCATCTCCGCGATCGATTCGCGCACCCGTCGCGATGGCCGCGTGATCGAGCAACTCGGCTGGTACAACCCCACCGAGACTGACGCCTCCAAGCAGATCGAGCTCAACGGCGAGCGGGTCAAGTACTGGCTCAGCGTCGGTGCGCAGCCCAGCGACACCGTCAAGGCTTTCTTTGCCAAGCACAATCTGATCGACCAGGCCGCATGGAAGGCCGAGCATCAGGCCAAGGTTGCTCGCGTCGAGGCCGCACGTGCCGCGAAGCCCGCCGAGCCCGAGAAGAAGAAGTAA
- a CDS encoding peptide MFS transporter, translated as MSMMNGGVNPDHSEGGTILGHPKGLFLLFLVEMWERFSYYGMRGLLMLYLISVMAAHQSKPGVHTNTIEFAELNAADIKVVDALQVRQFSIVAGPTSETLPEAIPGVSSGTPSLVLQRLKPVPKPDKPKEIEWVVDEEPDTWPIVMAGESGKKGSFTNTEVRYNIINNGSATVRCRVSVARDGNNSSYFTVNRSPGGVTTDVKPQSELGAGAAPTQIIIAANTHDSGRNWLQSEASVLYGWYTGLAYLFPILGGIFADKLIGTHRSMLVGGLLIAIGHIILGISGFGEMAHSRTGMSLFIMGLAVIVLGTGHFKPTVSVMVGQLYKQGDPRRDGAFTIFYMGINLGAFICAFVCGTLGEKVGWHWGFGSAAVGMLAGLALYVIGKPKYLHGIGDAPSTRTASLTPMFLIGSLVASAAFAAAYHFGALASLNEAMGAIRKNQILSLVLIAVVLVGILGWIIHFTLRNEPADRGPVITIFIFMFFNAFFWLAFEQAGSSINVFTEQNTDRKVGGFEVPATWFQSVNAGLIFMLAPLFAGIWTTLGKKKMNPSQPVKIALGLFFLGCGYLFMLWAGVVAKGGVAKASMMLIFMTYFWHTVGELCLSPTGLSYVTKAAPARFVSLLMGIWFVSSFIANLGGGLIAAQVERIERGELKMPWSFGGQADFFMLFVVSSIGASLVIFLLSPILKKLIGGRESSATDAAAH; from the coding sequence ATGAGCATGATGAACGGCGGCGTGAATCCAGACCATTCCGAAGGCGGGACGATCCTCGGGCATCCGAAGGGGCTCTTCCTTCTGTTCTTGGTTGAGATGTGGGAACGATTCAGCTACTACGGCATGCGCGGCCTGCTGATGCTGTATCTGATCAGTGTGATGGCGGCTCACCAATCAAAGCCGGGGGTGCACACGAACACGATCGAATTCGCGGAGTTGAACGCCGCGGATATCAAGGTTGTTGACGCTTTGCAGGTCAGGCAGTTCTCGATCGTGGCAGGGCCGACGAGCGAGACACTCCCTGAGGCCATTCCCGGCGTTTCTTCGGGTACACCTTCTCTGGTTCTGCAGCGTCTGAAACCCGTCCCGAAGCCCGACAAGCCCAAAGAGATTGAGTGGGTTGTGGACGAGGAGCCGGATACCTGGCCGATTGTGATGGCGGGTGAATCCGGTAAAAAGGGTTCGTTCACCAATACCGAGGTTCGGTACAACATCATCAACAATGGATCGGCGACGGTCCGCTGCCGCGTGAGCGTGGCGAGAGATGGAAACAACTCGAGCTACTTCACGGTGAATCGAAGCCCGGGCGGCGTCACGACCGACGTGAAGCCCCAGTCCGAACTCGGCGCTGGCGCGGCTCCTACTCAGATCATCATCGCAGCGAACACGCACGATAGCGGACGGAACTGGCTGCAATCCGAGGCATCCGTTCTTTACGGCTGGTACACCGGGCTGGCGTACCTCTTCCCGATCCTCGGCGGCATCTTTGCCGACAAGCTGATCGGCACGCACCGCTCGATGCTGGTCGGCGGGCTTCTCATCGCGATCGGGCACATCATCCTGGGCATCTCGGGATTCGGCGAGATGGCGCACAGCCGCACGGGGATGAGTCTGTTCATCATGGGGCTGGCCGTGATCGTGCTCGGCACCGGCCATTTCAAGCCAACGGTCTCGGTGATGGTGGGCCAGCTGTACAAGCAGGGGGATCCGCGACGCGACGGCGCGTTCACGATCTTCTACATGGGTATCAATCTCGGCGCGTTCATCTGCGCGTTTGTCTGCGGCACACTCGGCGAGAAGGTGGGCTGGCACTGGGGATTCGGGTCTGCGGCGGTCGGCATGCTCGCCGGGCTTGCCCTCTATGTCATCGGAAAGCCGAAGTACCTACACGGCATCGGCGATGCGCCGAGCACCCGCACCGCGAGTCTCACGCCAATGTTCCTGATTGGTTCTCTCGTTGCGTCCGCGGCGTTCGCGGCGGCGTATCACTTCGGGGCGTTGGCGAGTCTGAACGAGGCGATGGGGGCGATCCGTAAGAACCAGATACTCTCTCTGGTTTTGATCGCGGTCGTCCTCGTCGGGATTCTGGGCTGGATCATCCACTTTACTCTCCGGAACGAGCCCGCGGACCGCGGTCCCGTCATCACGATCTTCATTTTCATGTTCTTCAATGCCTTCTTCTGGCTCGCGTTCGAGCAGGCGGGATCGAGCATCAATGTGTTCACCGAGCAGAACACCGACCGGAAGGTCGGAGGATTTGAGGTCCCGGCGACCTGGTTCCAGTCCGTGAACGCCGGACTGATCTTCATGCTCGCCCCGCTCTTTGCGGGGATCTGGACCACACTCGGCAAGAAGAAGATGAATCCGAGCCAGCCTGTCAAGATCGCACTGGGCCTCTTCTTCCTCGGATGCGGCTATCTGTTCATGCTTTGGGCAGGCGTGGTAGCCAAGGGAGGCGTAGCCAAGGCATCCATGATGCTGATATTCATGACCTACTTCTGGCACACGGTGGGCGAGCTCTGTCTGTCGCCGACGGGGCTTTCCTATGTCACGAAAGCAGCGCCAGCGCGGTTTGTGTCGCTGCTCATGGGCATCTGGTTCGTCTCGTCATTCATCGCGAATCTCGGAGGTGGCCTCATCGCGGCACAGGTTGAGAGGATCGAACGCGGCGAGCTTAAGATGCCGTGGAGCTTCGGCGGGCAGGCAGATTTCTTCATGCTGTTTGTCGTCTCCTCAATAGGAGCATCGCTTGTGATCTTCCTCCTCTCTCCGATACTCAAGAAACTGATCGGCGGTCGCGAATCCAGCGCAACGGATGCAGCGGCGCACTGA
- the galK gene encoding galactokinase, whose protein sequence is MGEDTFSTAVAAYSRCFGGTPSHAARAPGRVNLIGEHTDYSEGLVLPMAIDRGCNCVGRVASVPSPADSAKIRIWSENEQSLFTFDANSIGPGSSWRGRGWSAYAAGVIASIRDLAARPLPSLDIAVAGDVPLGAGLSSSAAFEVSLATIISELCGLDLDPTALARVARAAERGYAGVPCGIMDQLVSAVARQNHALLIDCRDEQTTPISLGTLGDARVLVIDSTVKHALVSGEYKRRADGCAEAARILGVRALRDASLVLIASHTEALGDELTRYARHVATENARVTSFVTALAARDRAVLGPLMLASHASLRDNYRVSCPELDAIVEAAIDGSSGTSGVLGCRMTGGGFGGSAVALVEPHAIDACIERVERTTKDRFGIAPRSFIVTPSEGARAWLL, encoded by the coding sequence ATGGGTGAAGACACGTTCTCGACCGCAGTCGCCGCGTACTCCCGATGCTTTGGAGGCACGCCCTCGCACGCCGCCCGCGCGCCCGGCCGGGTTAATCTGATCGGCGAGCACACCGACTATTCAGAAGGGCTTGTTCTGCCCATGGCGATCGACCGGGGCTGCAACTGCGTGGGACGTGTCGCTTCAGTTCCCTCTCCCGCCGATTCCGCGAAGATCCGCATATGGTCGGAGAACGAGCAATCGCTCTTTACCTTTGATGCGAACAGCATCGGTCCCGGATCCTCATGGCGTGGCCGGGGCTGGTCTGCTTACGCCGCAGGTGTCATCGCGAGCATCCGCGATCTCGCCGCTCGTCCTCTCCCGTCCCTCGACATCGCAGTAGCGGGGGATGTGCCCTTGGGCGCAGGTCTCTCAAGCAGTGCGGCATTCGAGGTCTCACTCGCAACGATCATCTCGGAGCTCTGCGGTCTCGATCTCGATCCGACCGCCCTCGCACGGGTCGCCAGAGCCGCTGAGCGGGGCTATGCAGGCGTCCCGTGCGGCATCATGGACCAACTTGTTTCCGCGGTCGCTCGGCAGAATCACGCACTCCTGATCGATTGCCGTGATGAACAGACCACCCCGATCTCGCTTGGTACGCTCGGCGATGCCCGAGTGCTCGTGATCGACTCGACAGTGAAGCACGCTCTGGTCTCGGGCGAGTACAAACGCCGCGCAGATGGCTGCGCCGAGGCCGCTCGAATCCTCGGAGTCCGAGCGCTCCGCGATGCGTCGCTCGTCCTCATCGCGAGCCATACTGAAGCACTCGGTGACGAGCTCACTCGCTATGCTCGCCATGTGGCGACCGAGAACGCACGCGTCACCTCGTTCGTGACCGCCCTTGCCGCACGCGATCGTGCCGTGCTCGGCCCGCTCATGCTCGCCTCCCACGCTTCACTCCGCGACAACTACCGCGTGTCCTGCCCCGAACTCGATGCGATCGTTGAAGCGGCGATCGACGGATCGAGCGGCACGTCGGGAGTCCTCGGCTGCCGCATGACCGGGGGCGGCTTCGGCGGCTCCGCCGTCGCCCTCGTCGAGCCCCACGCCATCGATGCGTGCATCGAGCGAGTCGAAAGAACGACAAAGGACCGGTTCGGCATCGCGCCCCGGTCCTTCATCGTCACGCCGAGCGAGGGCGCCCGAGCGTGGTTGCTCTAG